A stretch of the Tardiphaga sp. 709 genome encodes the following:
- a CDS encoding LysR family transcriptional regulator yields the protein MDWDLCRTFNAVVDAGSYLGASRQLRTSHPTVSREVAALEKQLGTKLFVRSDEGLVLTARGRRFHESTKAMAEAALKAEAVAGASGQSARGVVKVSIGPTLANFWLMPHIGAFIRQHPHVEIQLVTHPFPVSVRKREADIVLRLYQTGEENLTGRKIAKLGVGFYASRDYATRYPLPEQRGAWKDHTVIGFADKSSNSELGRWSDHVTKDATVAIRCSSQADMLAAVRAGIGICVLSCIVGDAHADLIRVAPQKLASLSDIWLLAHPDLVDQPSVRAVLEFITACARDDRALLRGR from the coding sequence ATGGACTGGGACCTCTGCCGCACATTCAACGCCGTCGTCGATGCCGGAAGCTATCTCGGCGCGTCCAGGCAATTGCGCACCAGCCACCCGACCGTCAGCCGCGAGGTCGCTGCGCTGGAGAAGCAGCTCGGAACCAAACTGTTCGTGCGCTCCGACGAAGGGCTGGTGCTGACTGCGCGTGGCCGGCGCTTTCATGAGAGCACCAAAGCGATGGCCGAGGCTGCGCTGAAGGCCGAGGCTGTTGCCGGCGCGTCGGGCCAGAGCGCACGCGGCGTGGTCAAAGTGTCGATCGGACCGACGCTGGCGAATTTCTGGTTGATGCCGCATATCGGTGCCTTCATCCGCCAGCATCCGCATGTCGAGATCCAGTTGGTGACGCATCCCTTCCCGGTCAGCGTGCGCAAGCGCGAGGCTGACATCGTGCTGCGGCTGTATCAGACTGGTGAAGAAAATCTCACCGGACGGAAAATCGCCAAGCTCGGCGTCGGCTTCTATGCCTCACGCGACTATGCCACGCGATACCCGCTGCCGGAGCAACGCGGTGCGTGGAAAGACCACACCGTCATTGGCTTCGCGGACAAATCCTCGAATTCCGAATTGGGCCGCTGGAGCGATCACGTCACCAAGGACGCCACCGTCGCCATCCGCTGCTCGTCGCAAGCGGATATGCTCGCAGCTGTCCGCGCAGGAATCGGCATCTGCGTGCTGTCATGCATTGTCGGCGACGCCCATGCGGATCTGATCCGCGTGGCACCGCAGAAGCTGGCCAGCTTGTCCGATATCTGGCTGTTGGCCCATCCGGACCTCGTCGATCAGCCGTCGGTGCGCGCCGTGCTGGAATTCATCACTGCCTGCGCGCGCGACGACCGCGCGCTGTTACGCGGCCGATGA
- a CDS encoding nitronate monooxygenase family protein translates to MSLPKALDGTLELPVLGSPLFIVSGPELVIAQCKAGIVGSFPALNARPVEMLDQWLTRIEDELADYKAKNPGKKVAPYAVNQICHASNDRLMKDMETCVKHKVPIIITSLRPPSEIVEAAHSYGGVVFHDVINVKHARKAAEQGVDGLILVCAGAGGHAGTLSPFALVREVKQWFKGTVLVSGAISDGYGIASALALGADLAYMGTRFIATEEANADPAYKRALTEFAAHDTVYTNLFTGIHGNYLGPSIAAAGLDPDNLPVADKTKMNFGSGGNMKVKAWKDIWGCGQGIGQITDAPSVAELVDRLKNEYAEATSDFARRARA, encoded by the coding sequence ATGTCGCTCCCCAAAGCTCTCGATGGCACCCTCGAGTTGCCCGTGCTCGGCTCGCCGCTGTTCATCGTCTCCGGCCCCGAACTCGTCATCGCGCAATGCAAGGCCGGCATCGTCGGCTCGTTCCCGGCGCTGAATGCGCGGCCGGTCGAAATGCTCGACCAGTGGCTGACGCGGATCGAGGACGAACTGGCCGATTACAAGGCGAAGAATCCGGGCAAGAAGGTTGCGCCCTATGCGGTGAACCAGATCTGCCACGCGTCCAACGATCGGCTGATGAAGGACATGGAGACCTGTGTGAAGCACAAGGTTCCGATCATTATCACCTCGTTGCGCCCGCCGTCAGAAATCGTCGAGGCCGCGCATTCCTATGGCGGCGTCGTGTTTCATGACGTTATCAACGTCAAGCATGCGCGCAAGGCAGCCGAGCAGGGCGTCGATGGACTGATCCTGGTCTGCGCCGGTGCGGGTGGCCATGCCGGCACGCTGTCGCCCTTTGCGCTGGTGCGCGAAGTGAAGCAGTGGTTCAAGGGGACTGTGCTGGTATCTGGTGCAATCTCGGACGGTTACGGGATTGCATCGGCGCTCGCGCTCGGCGCGGACCTCGCATATATGGGTACGCGCTTCATTGCGACCGAAGAAGCCAATGCCGACCCGGCCTACAAGAGGGCGCTGACCGAATTCGCCGCGCATGACACGGTCTACACCAACCTGTTCACCGGTATTCACGGCAACTATCTCGGCCCGTCCATCGCAGCCGCCGGTCTCGATCCCGATAATCTGCCGGTGGCCGACAAGACCAAGATGAATTTCGGTTCCGGCGGCAACATGAAGGTCAAGGCCTGGAAGGATATCTGGGGCTGTGGCCAGGGCATCGGCCAGATTACCGATGCACCGTCGGTGGCTGAACTCGTCGACCGTCTGAAGAACGAATATGCGGAGGCGACCTCGGACTTTGCGAGACGAGCACGCGCATAA
- a CDS encoding ABC transporter substrate-binding protein, giving the protein MASVMLKTLGLFALAIGLHATTQATANTKEEIKIGQTLPYSGPLSGFGVIGRAQEAYFAKLNADGGINGRKIKFISLDDAYSPPKTVEQTRKLVEQDEVLMMFGTLGTATNNAVHRYLNSKKIPQLFVLSGATKWADPKAFPWTMPGMAAYESEGVVYAKHVLKTQPDAKIAILAQNDDLGKDYVAGFKRALGDKAAKMIVSEATYETSAPTISSQLAALKSSGANVLFGAVVGKFSSQMIKGVAEIGWKPDLMFVPTSASSITFLEPAGLDNATGLITSSYQKDINDASWANDEDVKAYFAFMKESLPSADPRNTNYATGFLNAHLITHILKACGDDVSRENILRQATSMKNVKLPLLLSGVTVNTDKDDYLSFQQLRLRRFNGKNWEGFGELLDDQ; this is encoded by the coding sequence ATGGCATCAGTGATGCTGAAGACGCTTGGGCTGTTTGCTCTTGCCATAGGTCTGCATGCAACGACGCAGGCGACCGCCAACACCAAGGAAGAAATAAAAATCGGGCAGACGCTTCCCTATAGCGGTCCGCTGTCGGGCTTCGGCGTGATCGGCCGCGCGCAGGAGGCCTATTTCGCCAAGCTGAATGCGGACGGCGGCATCAATGGGCGCAAGATCAAGTTCATCAGCCTCGATGACGCCTATTCGCCGCCGAAGACCGTGGAGCAGACCCGCAAGCTGGTCGAGCAGGATGAGGTCCTGATGATGTTCGGGACGCTCGGCACCGCGACCAACAATGCGGTGCATCGCTATCTCAACAGCAAGAAGATTCCGCAACTGTTCGTGCTATCAGGCGCGACCAAATGGGCCGACCCGAAGGCGTTCCCGTGGACCATGCCGGGCATGGCCGCCTATGAATCGGAAGGCGTCGTCTATGCCAAGCACGTTCTGAAAACCCAGCCGGATGCGAAGATCGCCATTCTCGCGCAGAACGACGATCTCGGAAAAGACTATGTGGCCGGCTTCAAACGGGCCTTAGGCGACAAGGCCGCGAAGATGATCGTGTCCGAGGCGACCTACGAGACCAGCGCGCCGACGATCTCATCGCAGCTCGCGGCGCTCAAGTCGTCCGGTGCGAATGTGTTGTTCGGCGCGGTCGTCGGAAAATTCTCGTCGCAGATGATCAAGGGCGTCGCCGAGATCGGCTGGAAGCCTGACCTGATGTTCGTCCCCACGTCCGCTTCGTCGATCACCTTTCTGGAACCGGCAGGTCTGGACAACGCCACCGGCCTGATCACGTCGAGTTATCAGAAAGACATCAACGACGCTTCATGGGCCAACGACGAGGACGTGAAGGCCTATTTCGCTTTCATGAAGGAAAGCCTGCCGTCGGCTGACCCGCGCAATACCAACTATGCGACGGGGTTCCTGAACGCGCACCTTATCACGCACATCCTCAAGGCGTGTGGCGACGATGTCAGCCGGGAGAACATTCTGCGTCAAGCGACATCAATGAAGAACGTCAAGCTGCCGCTGCTGTTGTCAGGTGTCACAGTCAATACTGACAAGGACGACTATCTTTCGTTCCAGCAGCTGCGGCTGCGCCGTTTCAACGGCAAGAACTGGGAAGGCTTTGGCGAATTGCTCGACGATCAGTGA
- a CDS encoding acyl-CoA synthetase: MIISGDRAIGYPDIMQRIARVATGFKSLGAGADAPVGMMLRNDFALFETAFGAGALGARVVPINWHLKGEEVSYILADSGAKLLVCHADLLPQIAESLPKGLPLLIVRTPAEIAAAYGISEAATQVPAGHTDFDAWRDQYAPMDNVPKRALTMFYTSGTTGRPKGVTRAPMTPEQAAASERVGGIAYGLKPNENQIILMNGPMYHSAPSSYGLMAFRHGSTIVLEPRFDPEDLLQLTEQHRITNMHMVPTMFVRLLRLPDEVKSGYDLSSLRFIIHGAAPCPIHVKQAMISWWGPVINEYLGSTETGVPIWHSSEEALRKPGTVGRTIEGGVVKIFDADGKECPVNVPGEIFMRQTSVPDFDYQGRPDARAEAGREGLISVGDVGYLDEDGYLFMCDRKRDMVISGGVNIYPAEIENTLIGMDGVRDCAVFGVPDDEFGERLVGCVELDDDAQLSSSEIQAYLKQRLANFKVPKEIHFHTALPRESTGKIFKRKLRDRYGAAPVA; encoded by the coding sequence ATGATTATCAGCGGCGATCGGGCGATCGGCTATCCGGACATCATGCAGCGCATCGCCAGGGTGGCCACCGGCTTCAAGAGCCTCGGTGCGGGCGCCGATGCGCCGGTTGGCATGATGCTGCGTAACGATTTCGCCCTGTTCGAGACGGCTTTTGGCGCTGGCGCGCTCGGCGCACGTGTGGTGCCGATCAACTGGCATCTGAAAGGTGAAGAGGTTAGCTATATTCTTGCTGACAGCGGCGCGAAGCTGCTGGTCTGCCACGCCGACTTGCTGCCGCAGATCGCGGAAAGTCTGCCGAAGGGATTGCCGCTTCTGATCGTTCGCACGCCGGCGGAAATCGCAGCGGCCTATGGTATTAGCGAAGCCGCGACGCAGGTGCCTGCCGGTCATACGGACTTCGATGCGTGGCGCGACCAATACGCGCCGATGGACAATGTGCCGAAGCGCGCCCTGACCATGTTCTACACGTCGGGCACGACCGGTCGTCCGAAGGGCGTGACGCGTGCGCCGATGACGCCCGAACAGGCGGCGGCTTCCGAACGCGTCGGTGGCATCGCCTATGGACTGAAGCCGAACGAGAATCAGATCATCCTGATGAACGGGCCAATGTATCACTCGGCGCCGAGTTCCTACGGGCTGATGGCCTTCCGCCATGGTAGCACGATCGTTCTCGAACCGCGCTTCGATCCCGAAGATCTGCTGCAACTGACCGAGCAACACCGCATCACCAACATGCATATGGTGCCGACCATGTTTGTGCGGCTGCTACGGCTGCCGGACGAAGTGAAGTCGGGCTACGATCTGTCATCGCTGCGCTTCATCATCCACGGCGCGGCGCCGTGCCCGATCCATGTGAAGCAGGCAATGATCAGTTGGTGGGGACCGGTCATCAACGAATATCTTGGTTCCACCGAGACCGGCGTGCCGATCTGGCATTCGTCGGAGGAAGCTCTGAGGAAGCCGGGCACGGTCGGCCGCACCATCGAGGGCGGCGTGGTCAAGATCTTCGACGCCGATGGCAAGGAATGTCCGGTCAACGTGCCCGGTGAAATCTTCATGCGGCAGACCTCTGTGCCGGATTTCGACTATCAAGGCCGCCCCGACGCACGGGCGGAAGCCGGTCGTGAGGGCCTGATTAGCGTTGGCGACGTCGGCTATCTCGACGAGGACGGCTATCTGTTCATGTGCGATCGCAAGCGCGACATGGTCATCTCCGGCGGCGTCAACATCTATCCCGCCGAGATCGAGAACACGTTGATCGGCATGGATGGCGTGCGGGACTGCGCGGTGTTCGGCGTGCCCGACGACGAATTCGGCGAACGACTGGTGGGTTGCGTCGAACTCGATGATGATGCGCAGCTCTCCTCGTCCGAGATCCAAGCCTATCTCAAGCAGCGGCTTGCCAACTTCAAGGTGCCGAAGGAAATCCACTTCCACACTGCGTTGCCGCGCGAGTCGACCGGCAAGATCTTCAAGCGCAAGCTGCGCGATCGATACGGTGCCGCGCCGGTCGCTTAA
- a CDS encoding aldehyde dehydrogenase family protein: MGLMQPISATAHPYANGSYKQMLIDGKWQDAQSGKKFETHNPATGELLATVAEGDAGDIDLAVAAARRAFEGPWSKAKPYERQALLLKFAELVEKHFDELAMLDTLDMGAPVMRTFAGKQRILGMLRFYAGQATLIYGETIENSLPGEIFSYTLKEPVGVVGAIIPWNSPLSASIWKIGPAIATGCTIVLKPAEEAPLTSLRLGELALEAGFPAGVINVVPGYGETAGAALASHMDVNKVAFTGSHFTGQSIIRASAGNLKRVSLELGGKSPNIVFSDADLDAAVPGAAMAVFANSGQICSAGTRLFVEKKIYDEFVGRVAEFAKKLKVGNGANPDTQLGPLVSKEQLDRVTGYLTTGSGEGAKALSGGGRLMDGELSKGFFVQPTVFANVQDTMKIAQEEIFGPVISAISFTDMDELVQRANNTTFGLGSGVWTRDVSKAHRLAKSLQAGSVWINCYQAMDPAVPFGGYKMSGYGRESGVHHIDEYLNIKAVWINT; the protein is encoded by the coding sequence ACGGCTCCTACAAGCAGATGCTGATCGACGGCAAATGGCAGGACGCCCAATCCGGCAAGAAGTTCGAAACGCATAATCCCGCCACCGGCGAACTGCTTGCCACCGTCGCCGAAGGCGATGCTGGGGATATCGACCTTGCGGTCGCCGCCGCCCGCCGCGCCTTCGAAGGCCCATGGAGCAAGGCCAAGCCTTACGAGCGCCAGGCGCTGCTGCTGAAATTCGCCGAGCTTGTCGAGAAGCATTTCGATGAACTCGCAATGCTCGATACGCTCGACATGGGCGCGCCGGTCATGCGCACTTTCGCTGGCAAGCAGCGCATCCTCGGCATGCTACGCTTCTATGCCGGTCAGGCCACGCTGATCTACGGCGAAACCATCGAGAATTCGCTGCCGGGCGAGATCTTCTCCTACACGCTGAAGGAGCCCGTCGGCGTCGTCGGCGCAATCATTCCGTGGAACTCGCCGCTGTCAGCCAGCATCTGGAAGATCGGCCCTGCCATTGCCACCGGCTGCACCATTGTGCTGAAGCCGGCGGAAGAAGCGCCGCTGACCTCGCTACGCCTCGGTGAGCTGGCATTGGAAGCCGGCTTCCCGGCCGGCGTCATCAACGTCGTGCCAGGCTATGGCGAAACCGCCGGTGCCGCGCTGGCCTCGCATATGGACGTCAACAAGGTCGCCTTCACCGGTTCCCACTTCACCGGCCAGTCGATCATCCGCGCCTCGGCCGGCAATCTCAAGCGCGTGTCGCTCGAGCTCGGCGGCAAGTCGCCGAACATCGTGTTTTCGGATGCCGACCTCGATGCCGCCGTTCCCGGCGCCGCCATGGCGGTGTTCGCGAATTCGGGCCAGATCTGCAGCGCCGGCACCCGCCTGTTCGTCGAAAAGAAGATCTATGACGAATTCGTCGGCCGCGTCGCCGAATTCGCCAAGAAGCTGAAAGTCGGTAATGGTGCCAATCCCGACACTCAGCTCGGGCCATTGGTCTCCAAGGAACAGCTCGATCGCGTCACCGGTTATCTCACCACCGGAAGCGGCGAAGGCGCCAAGGCGCTGTCCGGCGGTGGCCGCCTGATGGACGGCGAACTGTCGAAGGGCTTCTTCGTGCAGCCGACCGTGTTCGCCAATGTCCAGGACACCATGAAGATCGCGCAGGAAGAGATCTTCGGGCCGGTGATTTCGGCGATCTCCTTCACCGACATGGACGAACTGGTGCAGCGCGCCAACAACACGACATTCGGTCTCGGCAGCGGCGTCTGGACGAGGGATGTCAGCAAGGCGCATCGCCTCGCGAAATCCCTGCAGGCAGGCTCGGTCTGGATCAATTGCTATCAGGCGATGGATCCCGCGGTGCCGTTCGGCGGCTACAAGATGAGCGGCTATGGCCGCGAGTCCGGCGTCCATCACATCGACGAATATCTCAACATCAAGGCGGTCTGGATCAACACCTGA